The Gemmatimonadaceae bacterium genome has a window encoding:
- the lipA gene encoding lipoyl synthase, which produces MGEALYQIMGRHRADPLPDRKPSWLKVRAPGGKNYVHLKHLMRDLDLHTVCEEAHCPNVGECWDHGTATFMILGDVCTRNCAYCAVAHGRPPKYDTTEPERVGQAASNMHLQHVVLTSVDRDDLPDFGAWAFAETIRQIKTVSPDTSVEVLVPDFQGREESIRTVLEAEPDIYNHNTETVPRLYKRCRPGGRYERVMEIFRTSKRLAPHIPTKTGIILGMGETNEEVVAVMQDLRAVDVDILTLGQYLRPSDGHIALDRYVTPAEFNQLRDAG; this is translated from the coding sequence ATGGGCGAAGCCCTTTATCAGATCATGGGGCGGCACCGCGCCGATCCCCTCCCCGACCGCAAGCCATCCTGGCTCAAGGTTCGAGCCCCGGGGGGCAAGAACTACGTGCACTTGAAACATCTGATGCGCGACCTGGACCTCCACACGGTGTGCGAGGAGGCCCACTGCCCCAATGTCGGCGAATGCTGGGATCACGGCACCGCGACCTTCATGATCCTGGGCGACGTGTGCACGCGGAACTGCGCCTACTGCGCCGTCGCTCACGGCCGCCCTCCCAAGTACGACACCACCGAGCCCGAGCGCGTAGGACAGGCCGCCAGCAACATGCACCTGCAGCATGTCGTCCTCACCTCGGTGGACCGCGACGACCTGCCGGACTTCGGCGCCTGGGCGTTTGCCGAGACGATCCGTCAGATCAAGACCGTCTCCCCCGACACCTCCGTCGAAGTGCTCGTACCCGACTTCCAGGGGCGCGAGGAGTCCATTCGCACCGTACTCGAGGCGGAGCCGGACATCTACAACCACAACACCGAGACCGTTCCGCGACTCTACAAGCGCTGCCGCCCCGGCGGCCGCTACGAACGCGTGATGGAGATCTTTCGCACCAGCAAACGCCTCGCCCCCCACATTCCCACGAAGACCGGGATCATCCTTGGCATGGGCGAGACGAACGAGGAGGTCGTGGCTGTCATGCAGGACCTGCGCGCCGTAGACGTCGACATCCTCACGCTGGGGCAGTATCTCCGCCCCTCCGACGGGCATATCGCACTCGACCGCTACGTGACGCCCGCCGAGTTCAACCAGCTCCGCGACGCGGG